GGCCCGTCACGATGTGGTTCAGCGGCAGCGTCGCCGCGCCCTGCAATTTCGAAGCCGTCACGGCATTGCCCGTCGCGACCCAGCTCGTGTCGACGGAGAGCAGGTGCACCGTGCCGTAGGGCGTCGCACGGTCGAAGAAAGCGCTGACCGCCATCGTTTGCCCCGCTTCGATCTTCAGATCGACGCCATCGCTCCAGGCCTCCGCGCCGGGCGCGATGGTGAGGCTCGTGCGGCCGCCGAAGCGCAGCACCCGCAACGTCGATGGAGAAATCGCATCACCGCCCGTGCTGCGCGCCACGCTCGCTGCCGCGATGCGCAACGGCGCCTTGCCGAAGCGGTTGGAAAAGCGAATGCGAATGCGCTCGCCGCCGAGCGTGGGCGCCAGTTGCTGGCGCAGCGTCTGCCCACGGAATTGATCGCCGCCAGGTACGGGCTTGTGCGCCACGGCCGGGTTCGCGGCCAGCTCGCGAAAGTCCAGCGGTGCCACGGCCCAGCTGCCGACCCAATGCGCGTCGGCGGGTTGCTTCGGACGGTGGTCGGGCTGCACGGCCTGCACGCCGACCGCCAACACGGCGAGGCACAGCGCGGCGATCCAATGTGCCAGTGCCACTTCGCGAAGGCGGGACAGGCCGCGGGAAACGAGGTTCATGCGTGCAAAGCGGCTCAGTTTACGGAGCCGCCTTGCCCTCTGGCGCGACGGGGTCTAGCGCGTGGTTACCAAGTGTCTACATAGGGAGAAACAGGTACTACACCACGCGTGGCGGACGCCAACCCACGCACCAGCCAGGTGCGGGTTTCGGCCGGATCAATGACCGCATCGATCTCCAGCGTCTGCGCCATGTGGATCGCCTCGCCGTTCGCATACTGCTGCGCCACGAGCTTCTTGAAGAGCTCATCGCGCTCCACGCCTTCAGGCACCGCCGCGAGTTCCTTGCGAAAGCCCAGGCGCACCGCGCCTTCGAGCCCCATCGCGCCGAACTCGCCCGTGGGCCAGGCCACGGTGAACACCGGCGCATCGAAGCCACCGGCCGTCATCGCCTGTGCGCCGAGGCCATAGCCCTTGCGCAGCACGACCGCGAAGAAAGGCACGCGCAGGTGCGAAGCCACCATGAACATGCGGCACACATGCCGCACCTGTGCCTGCGCCTCGATCTCGGGGCCGACCATGAAGCCGGGCGTGTCGCACAACGACACGATGGGCAGCCCGTGCGCATTGCACAGCTGCATGAAGCGCGCGGACTTGTCGGCGGCTTCCACGTCGATCGCGCCGCCGAGGTGATGTGGGTTGTTGGCCATGAGACCCACCGGCTTGCCCTCGATGCGCGCGAGCGCGGTGACGATGCCCGCGCCGAAGCCCACGCGCAACTCGAGCAGCGAGCCCGTGTCGGCCACGCCGCGCATTGCAGCGCGCACGTCGTATACGCGCAGTCGGTTCTCGGGCACGACGTGGCGCAGCGTGCGCGGGTCGGCGCACTGCCAGCCGGCTGTCGGCCCCTGGAAGTACGAGAGGTATTGCTTCGCCGCGGCAACGGCGGCGGCTTCGTCCTCCACGAGGATGTCGATCACGCCGTTGCGCGACTGCACGCTGCTCGGACCGATCTGCTCCGGTGCGAAGGTGCCGAGCCCGCCGCCCTCGATCATCGCGGGCCCGCTCATGCCGATGTTGCTGCCGCGCGTGGCGATGATCACGTCCGCGCAGCCCAGCAGCGCGGCGTTGCCCGCGAAGCAGCGGCCATGCACGATGCCCACCACCGGCACCTTGCCCGAGAGCGCGGCGAACTGGCTGAAGGTGTGGTTGTTCAGGCCCGCAACGATCGGCATGTCGGTGTCACCCGGCCGTCCGCCTCCGCCTTCGGCGAACAGCACCACCGGCAGCTGCAGTTGATGCGCCACCGCCAGCAGCCGGTCGGTCTTGTGGTGGTTGCGCATGCCCTGCGTGCCGGCGAGCACCGTGTAGTCGTAGGCCAGCACGGCGCAGCGCGACTTCTCGGGGCCGAACTGCTTCGCATTGATGCTGCCGAGGCCCGTCACCATGCCGTCGGCCGGCGTGTTGGCGATCAGGTCTTCGAGCGTGCGGCGGCGCGTTTGCGCAGCAATGGCGAGTGCGCCGTATTCGATGAAGTTGCCGGGGTCCGATGCGGTGTCGCACAGGTCTGCGATGTTCTCGCGTGCGGTGCGGCCGCCCTGCGCGTGGCGCTTGTCGACCGCTGGTTTGCGATTGACGTCGAGCGTGGGTGCGTGGCGGTCGATCACTTTCTGCAGGTCGGGGCGAATCGCGTCGAGGTCGTGCTCGGCGCGCGCTTCAGCTTCGACAGCCTGCGCATCGACGGCTTCCAGACGCACCAGCGACTGGCCTTCGACGAGGTAGTCACCGGGCTCTGCAAGCAGCGCGACCACGCGGCCCGTAAAGGGCGCATGCAGCAGGTGCTCCATCTTCATGGCTTCGAGCACGCCGAGCTGCGCGCCGGCGGGGAGCACATCGCCGACAGCCACTTCGAACTGCACAAGCTTCGCGGGCATCGGGGCCTTGACGGTGAGTTCGTCTGCTTCATCGACAACGGAGGTCGCCGCTTGCGCGACGGCAGGAACCATTGCCTTCGCATGCGTTTGAAGCGACGCCGCTGCCGCCAGCAGATCACCCAGATGCGCCTCGACGAAGCGCGTATGCACCGCCTGCGTCGCGAACTCGGGCCGCGCGGCAATGGCGCGCAGCAGCGCGAGATTCGTCGCGATACCGTCGATGCGGCATTCGTCCAGCGCGCGCAGCGAACGTCGCAGCGCGTCGGCAAATTTCGGCGACGGCGAATGCACGATCAGCTTGGCGAGCAGTGCGTCGTAGTGCGGCGAAGGCGCAAGGCCCGCATAGCCGTGCGTATCGACACGTACACCCGGCCCGCTCGGCAGGTCGAAGCGCGCGAGCGCTCCACTCGACGGCCACGCATTGCCCTGTGCATCGAGCGTCTCGGCGTTGATGCGCCACTGCACCGCGAAGCCGCGCTGCGGCGCCGTGCGATCGGCCTCGATGCCCAGTGCGTCCAACGACTCGCCAGCCGCAACTGAAATCTGCAACTGCACCAGGTCGAGGCCCGTGACAGCTTCGGTCACCGTGTGCTCGACCTGCAGGCGCGGATTCGCCTCGATGAAGACGAAGGGCAGCGTGTCCGATGCTGCATCGACAAGAAATTCGAAAGTGCCGAGCCCGCGATAGCCGACCGTCTTCGCCATGCGCAGCGCAGCCTGCGTGACCTGCACGCGCAACGCCTC
This region of Variovorax sp. RKNM96 genomic DNA includes:
- a CDS encoding carboxyl transferase domain-containing protein translates to MFSKVLIANRGEIAVRLVRALRDLGIASVAVHARDDASALHVQLADVAVALDATGPSAYLDVIALIAVAKAQGCDAVHPGYGFLSERADFAQACADAELVFIGPTPEQLGLFGDKARARELATQCDVPVMPGSAGAVTLAEAQAFFAEQHAQGAGVMVKAIGGGGGRGMRAVLNAEELPEAHARCMSEAKAAFGIEGVYVERLMRNARHIEVQVLGDGQAVASLGERECTLQRRFQKLVEIAPSPSLPEALRVQVTQAALRMAKTVGYRGLGTFEFLVDAASDTLPFVFIEANPRLQVEHTVTEAVTGLDLVQLQISVAAGESLDALGIEADRTAPQRGFAVQWRINAETLDAQGNAWPSSGALARFDLPSGPGVRVDTHGYAGLAPSPHYDALLAKLIVHSPSPKFADALRRSLRALDECRIDGIATNLALLRAIAARPEFATQAVHTRFVEAHLGDLLAAAASLQTHAKAMVPAVAQAATSVVDEADELTVKAPMPAKLVQFEVAVGDVLPAGAQLGVLEAMKMEHLLHAPFTGRVVALLAEPGDYLVEGQSLVRLEAVDAQAVEAEARAEHDLDAIRPDLQKVIDRHAPTLDVNRKPAVDKRHAQGGRTARENIADLCDTASDPGNFIEYGALAIAAQTRRRTLEDLIANTPADGMVTGLGSINAKQFGPEKSRCAVLAYDYTVLAGTQGMRNHHKTDRLLAVAHQLQLPVVLFAEGGGGRPGDTDMPIVAGLNNHTFSQFAALSGKVPVVGIVHGRCFAGNAALLGCADVIIATRGSNIGMSGPAMIEGGGLGTFAPEQIGPSSVQSRNGVIDILVEDEAAAVAAAKQYLSYFQGPTAGWQCADPRTLRHVVPENRLRVYDVRAAMRGVADTGSLLELRVGFGAGIVTALARIEGKPVGLMANNPHHLGGAIDVEAADKSARFMQLCNAHGLPIVSLCDTPGFMVGPEIEAQAQVRHVCRMFMVASHLRVPFFAVVLRKGYGLGAQAMTAGGFDAPVFTVAWPTGEFGAMGLEGAVRLGFRKELAAVPEGVERDELFKKLVAQQYANGEAIHMAQTLEIDAVIDPAETRTWLVRGLASATRGVVPVSPYVDTW